From Polynucleobacter sp. MWH-Braz-FAM2G, a single genomic window includes:
- a CDS encoding aconitase X catalytic domain-containing protein: MKLNAEEKAMLAGEFGPVRQTAIQHQIKVGEFFGAEDLVPVSQAHIMADTESLGEAGVEWLEGLAKNSPQDRMVRIPTITDPRGTDFTKAKQLGQTEKMLELERRAIDAFVKMGVSMTDTCINYQTIMAPVYGEHLAFGDTGVVIYSNSVCGARSNFEGGPSALAAGLTGRTPRYGYHLDEHRKPTHRFRTSWTPQTLNEWGALGGLIGKKSGNYWSVPVLDGIEGHPGSDAMKHFGAAMASFGSTALFHVLGITPEALHARDLEYLHLPEILISKEEVMGLQNSYRIAEEIDVVVFSAPQLSLMEMKSIAELCNGKKFIKPLLAMTSPQVKPDSDRMGYTEMIESAGGTVFSGMCFYQSYAREIAETNGWKVLATNSAKIVNILGGYGYTPMLASMEDCVQAAVTGRLK, translated from the coding sequence ATGAAGCTTAATGCAGAAGAAAAGGCAATGCTAGCTGGGGAGTTTGGTCCAGTCAGACAAACCGCTATCCAGCATCAAATCAAGGTAGGTGAATTTTTTGGTGCCGAAGATTTAGTTCCCGTATCTCAGGCTCATATCATGGCTGACACCGAGAGTCTTGGCGAGGCTGGGGTTGAATGGTTGGAAGGATTAGCAAAAAATTCACCGCAAGATCGTATGGTTCGCATACCAACTATTACCGATCCACGCGGTACGGATTTCACTAAGGCAAAACAGTTAGGTCAAACTGAAAAAATGCTCGAGCTTGAAAGACGAGCAATCGATGCGTTTGTGAAGATGGGTGTATCGATGACAGATACCTGCATTAACTATCAAACTATCATGGCTCCTGTATACGGCGAGCATTTAGCATTCGGTGATACGGGGGTGGTGATTTATTCGAATAGTGTTTGTGGCGCTCGCTCGAATTTCGAAGGTGGACCTTCGGCCTTAGCGGCAGGGTTAACTGGCAGAACCCCACGCTATGGATATCACTTGGATGAGCACCGAAAACCAACTCATCGTTTTAGGACATCGTGGACCCCCCAGACTCTGAATGAGTGGGGCGCATTGGGTGGATTGATCGGAAAAAAATCAGGAAATTATTGGTCGGTTCCAGTTCTAGATGGCATTGAGGGTCATCCTGGGTCTGATGCGATGAAGCATTTCGGGGCGGCGATGGCGAGCTTTGGCTCCACTGCTTTATTTCATGTGCTTGGCATTACACCTGAAGCGCTTCATGCCAGAGATTTGGAGTATTTGCATTTACCTGAAATCCTTATTAGCAAAGAAGAGGTTATGGGATTGCAAAACTCCTATCGAATTGCCGAAGAAATTGATGTGGTGGTATTTTCTGCTCCGCAATTAAGTCTTATGGAGATGAAAAGTATTGCGGAGTTATGTAATGGTAAGAAATTTATTAAGCCTCTATTGGCTATGACAAGTCCACAAGTGAAGCCAGATTCAGATCGAATGGGTTATACCGAAATGATTGAAAGTGCTGGAGGAACGGTGTTTTCTGGAATGTGCTTTTATCAGTCTTATGCCAGAGAAATAGCCGAGACCAATGGATGGAAAGTATTGGCTACCAATAGCGCAAAGATTGTGAATATTTTAGGTGGTTATGGTTATACGCCAATGCTGGCTTCTATGGAAGACTGCGTTCAAGCTGCGGTAACGGGGAGACTAAAGTGA
- a CDS encoding aconitase X swivel domain-containing protein: MSTKIFKAKHAQGESIEGECLSASDGFSARYDLDRLKGVFSRPAHKLFGQSYKDKILVLDAAKGGVASAWMLYEMKSRNLCPSAIIFNAVNPILAQGAAHAGIPMLSGFDCDITQAIATGSRLRIDTKNQTVEVL, encoded by the coding sequence GTGAGTACAAAAATTTTTAAGGCAAAACATGCTCAAGGCGAGAGTATCGAGGGCGAATGTCTCAGCGCATCAGATGGGTTTTCAGCTCGCTACGATTTGGATCGTCTGAAGGGTGTGTTCTCACGTCCAGCCCATAAGTTATTCGGGCAATCTTATAAGGATAAGATTTTAGTGTTAGATGCCGCTAAAGGTGGTGTTGCTAGCGCCTGGATGCTGTACGAAATGAAATCCAGAAATCTTTGCCCATCCGCCATTATTTTTAATGCGGTCAACCCAATCTTGGCTCAAGGTGCAGCTCATGCTGGTATACCGATGTTGAGTGGATTTGACTGTGATATTACTCAGGCGATTGCTACTGGTTCTCGTTTGCGGATTGACACTAAAAATCAAACGGTGGAAGTGCTTTAG